The Changchengzhania lutea genomic sequence AAGTTTAATGACACCTTATCTAAAATTGTATATCATGTTATTAAAACTAAAAAAGATGTAAATACCGCACAATCGAGAATCAAAGAACAATTACAGCTTTACAAAACTGGATTAGGCACAAGTCCGTACACACCATTTATAACTGACACCCTAATTAATCAGTTAGCCAATACGGCAGCAGACAAATGGTTGACAACATTTATCATTTCAGATCCTGCAGTGTATTGGTCAAAAACCACCTGTCCCGTTTTAGCCCTTAATGGCAGTAAAGATTTACAAGTGCTTCCAAAACTTAATTTGGGTGGTATTGAAAGTGCTTTAAAGAAAGTTGAGAATAAAGATATTACTATTAAAGAAATAGAAGGACTCAATCACCTGTTTCAAACTTCAGCAACAGGAAACCCTAATGAGTATGGCACGCTAACAGAAACGTTTTCAGAAGAGGCTCTAGAAATTATAAAAGATTGGATTTTAGCCCGCTTCTAATTAATCGTTTTTCTTATCCTCTTTCTTATCGACAGATTTTGTTAATGCTGAAGATATAATGCCTGTTGGAATGGCAACAATGCCCAAACCAATCATCAGAATACAAAATGTAAATATTTTTCCACCAACAGTTATTGGGTAAACATCACCGTATCCTACAGTTGTTAAAGTTATAATAGACCACCATAAACTATCAAAAATGGATGAAAAATGTTCAGGTTGTGCCTCGTTTTCAAAGTAGTAAATACCAATGGCCGAAAAGTAGATAAGAATCAAGGTGATAAATATGAAAATAAAGATTTGCTCTTTTGCTGAAGAAATAGCCCTAGTAAACTGATTTAAGGCACGATTGTAACGAACCAGTTTTAAAATTCTGAACATTCTTAGAAAACGCAAAGCTCTTAAAGAGCGTAAGTCTACCCCAAACGACAAATAGAATGGTAATATGGCAACTAAATCGATTAACCCGAAAAAACTAAATATAAACCTGGGTTTACTATCAGCTACATAAATTCTTGCGACATATTCTAAAGTAAAGATGATAACACAAAACAGTTCTATAGATTCTAAAATAACTTCTGTTTGTGGTTTTAAATTCGGGAGGGTTTCAATGGAAAATGTAATGATTGAAAGAAAAATTAAGCACTGAATGAATAATGAGAAATACTTGCTTAACTTATTGTCATTAATCTCAACTATCTTTTTTAAGGCTTGTTTCATACTGATATTAAAATCATTATGTAAAAAAACGAAAAAAATATCACTTTACATTTTAAAATATCAAATGAGAGCTATTAATCATTCAGCATTTTCCACAACTTATCTTTAAGCTCAGTAATTCCTTGTTGTGCGACCGATGAAATAAATAAGTATGGTATAGGCAACTCATTGTCCAATTCCTCCTTCATTTCAGCTTGTAATTCGTCATCGAGCATATCGCTTTTTGAGATAGCAATAATGCGCTCTTTATCAAGCATTTCAGGATTGTAACGGCGAAGTTCATCTAAAAGAATGTCGTATTGTTTTTTGATATCTTCGGCATCCGCAGGAATCATAAATAACAAAATGGAATTACGCTCAATATGGCGCAAAAAGTAATGTCCAAGTCCTTTACCTTCGGCGGCGCCCTCTATAATCCCAGGAATATCAGCCATTACAAAGGTTTGAAAATCGCGATACTTAACAATCCCTAAATTAGGTTTGAGTGTCGTAAATTCATAATCTGCAATTTTCGGTTTAGCCGAAGTAACTACAGATAATAAGGTTGATTTTCCTGCATTAGGAAATCCTACCAAACCAACATCTGCCAATACTTTTAATTCTAAAGTGATATGACGCTCTTCAAGCGGAAGCCCGGGTTGCGCATAACGCGGTGTTTGATTTGTTGATGTTTTAAAATGCCAATTCCCTAAACCGCCTTTACCGCCTTCTGCAATAATTCTTTCTTCACCCTCATCAGTAATTTCAAAAAGAATCTCATTGGTTTCGGTATCTCTCACTACGGTACCCAAAGGCACATCTACGTATATGTCTTCAC encodes the following:
- the obgE gene encoding GTPase ObgE, which encodes MTEGNFVDYVKMFVASGNGGKGSVHLHREKYITKGGPDGGDGGRGGHVILKGNSNLWTLLHLKFKKHIKAGHGSHGSKSRSSGADGEDIYVDVPLGTVVRDTETNEILFEITDEGEERIIAEGGKGGLGNWHFKTSTNQTPRYAQPGLPLEERHITLELKVLADVGLVGFPNAGKSTLLSVVTSAKPKIADYEFTTLKPNLGIVKYRDFQTFVMADIPGIIEGAAEGKGLGHYFLRHIERNSILLFMIPADAEDIKKQYDILLDELRRYNPEMLDKERIIAISKSDMLDDELQAEMKEELDNELPIPYLFISSVAQQGITELKDKLWKMLND
- a CDS encoding ion transporter, with the translated sequence MKQALKKIVEINDNKLSKYFSLFIQCLIFLSIITFSIETLPNLKPQTEVILESIELFCVIIFTLEYVARIYVADSKPRFIFSFFGLIDLVAILPFYLSFGVDLRSLRALRFLRMFRILKLVRYNRALNQFTRAISSAKEQIFIFIFITLILIYFSAIGIYYFENEAQPEHFSSIFDSLWWSIITLTTVGYGDVYPITVGGKIFTFCILMIGLGIVAIPTGIISSALTKSVDKKEDKKND